A genome region from Macaca fascicularis isolate 582-1 chromosome 3, T2T-MFA8v1.1 includes the following:
- the SH2B2 gene encoding SH2B adapter protein 2 isoform X2 yields MDPSYCPAHGFPSQDALWPLSSQQWSSAHYSEPAAGGCNGTEAMNGAAPGPATAAPVPVPVPVPDWRQFCELHAQAAAVDFAHKFCRFLRDNPAYDTPDAGASFSRHFAANFLDVFGEEVRRVLVAGPTTRGAAVRAEAMEPEPADTSALKAAPYGHSRSSEDVSTHAATKARVRKGFSLRNMSLCVVDGVRDMWHRRSSPEPDAGASPRAAEPSAEPRDKWTRRLRLSRTLAAKVELVDIQREGALRFMVADDAAAGSGGSAQWQKCRLLLRRAVAEERFRLEFFVPPKASRPKVSIPLSAIIEVRTTMPLEMPEKDNTFVLKVENGAEYILETIDSLQKHSWVADIQGCVDPGDSEEDTELSCTRGGCLASRVASCSCELLTDVDLPRPPETTATGAVVTAPHSRGRDAVRESLIHVPLETFLQTLESPGGSGSDSNNTGEEGAETEPEAEPELELSDYPWFHGTLSRVKAAQLVLAGGPRNHGLFVIRQSETRPGEYVLTFNFQGKAKHLRLSLNDHGQCHVQHLWFQSVLDMLRHFHTHPIPLESGGSADITLRSYVRAQGPPPEPGPAPPATPAPPACWSDPPGQHYFSSLAAAACPPASPSDAAGASSSSASSSSAASGPAPTRPVEGPLSVRSRSNSAERLLEAVAAAAAAEEPQEAAPGRARAVENQYSFY; encoded by the exons ATGGATCCGAGCTATTGTCCTGCCCATGGCTTCCCATCTCAGGACGCTCTCTGGCCACTGTCATCCCAGCAGTGGAGTTCAGCCCACTACTCTGAACCAG CCGCAGGTGGCTGCAATGGGACGGAAGCCATGAATGGTGCCGCCCCCGGCCCCGCCACAGCCGCCCCGGTCCCGGTCCCGGTCCCGGTCCCGGACTGGCGGCAGTTCTGCGAGCTGCACGCGCAGGCGGCCGCCGTGGACTTTGCGCACAAGTTCTGCCGCTTCCTGCGGGACAACCCAGCCTACGACACTCCCGACGCTGGCGCCTCCTTCTCCCGCCATTTCGCCGCCAACTTTCTGGACGTCTTCGGGGAGGAGGTGCGCCGCGTGCTGGTGGCCGGACCGACGACTCGGGGCGCGGCCGTGCGCGCGGAGGCCATGGAGCCGGAGCCCGCGGACACCTCTGCACTCAAGGCAGCGCCCTACGGCCACTCGCGGAGCTCGGAGGACGTGTCCACGCATGCTGCCACGAAGGCCCGCGTCCGCAAGGGCTTCTCACTGCGCAACATGAGCCTGTGCGTGGTGGACGGCGTGCGCGACATGTGGCACCGGCGCTCCTCGCCCGAGCCCGACGCAGGAGCTTCCCCGCGCGCCGCCGAGCCCTCGGCTGAGCCCCGCGACAAGTGGACGCGGCGCCTGAGGCTGTCGCGGACGCTGGCGGCCAAGGTGGAGCTGGTGGACATTCAGCGCGAGGGGGCCCTGCGCTTCATGGTGGCCGACGACGCGGCCGCGGGCTCCGGGGGCTCGGCGCAGTGGCAGAAGTGCCGCCTGCTCCTGCGCAGGGCTGTGGCCGAGGAACGCTTCCGCCTGGAGTTCTTCGTGCCGCCCAAG GCCTCCAGGCCCAAGGTCAGCATCCCACTGTCAGCCATCATTGAGGTCCGCACCACCATGCCCCTGGAAATGCCAGAGAAGGACAACACGTTCGTGCTCAAG GTAGAGAATGGAGCTGAGTACATCCTGGAGACCATCGACTCTCTGCAGAAGCACTCGTGGGTAGCTGACATCCAGGGCTGCGTGGACCCCGG TGACAGTGAGGAAGACACCGAGCTCTCCTGTACCCGAGGAGGCTGTCTGGCCAGCCGCGTGGCCTCCTGCAGCTGTGAGCTCCTGACTGATG TTGACCTACCCCGGCCCCCAGAAACGACAGCCACGGGTGCAGTGGTGACAGCCCCCCACAGCCGAGGTCGAGATGCCGTCAGAGAGTCCCTGATCCACGTCCCACTAGAGACCTTTCTGCAGACCCTGGAATCCCCGGGCGGCAGCGGCAGTGACAGCAATAACACAG GGGAAGAGGGTGCAGAGACAGAGCCCGAGGCTGAGCCGGAGCTGGAGCTGTCCGACTACCCCTGGTTCCACGGGACACTGTCCCGGGTCAAGGCTGCTCAACTGGTTCTGGCAGGAGGGCCCCGGAACCACGGCCTCTTCGTGATCCGCCAAAGTGAGACTCGGCCTGGGGAGTACGTGCTGACTTTCAACTTCCAGGGCAAGGCCAAG CACCTGCGCCTGTCCCTGAACGACCACGGCCAGTGTCACGTACAGCACCTGTGGTTCCAGTCTGTGCTTGACATGCTCCGCCACTTCCACACACACCCCATCCCACTGGAGTCAGGGGGCTCGGCCGATATCACCCTTCGCAGCTATGTGCGGGCCCAGGGCCCCCCGCCAG AGCCGGGCCCCGCGCCCCCTGCCACGCCAGCGCCCCCCGCCTGCTGGAGCGACCCGCCCGGCCAGCACTACTTCTCCAGCCTCGCCGCggctgcctgcccgcccgcctcGCCCTCTGACGCCGCCGGCGCCTCTTCGTCGTCCGCCTCGTCATCTTCGGCTGCGTCGGGGCCAGCCCCCACGCGCCCCGTCGAGGGCCCGCTCAGCGTGCGGAGCCGCAGCAACAGCGCTGAGCGCCTGCTGGAGGCCgtggccgccgccgccgctgccgagGAGCCCCAGGAGgccgcgcccggccgcgcgcgCGCCGTGGAGAACCAGTACTCCTTCTACTAG
- the SH2B2 gene encoding SH2B adapter protein 2 isoform X1, with amino-acid sequence MDPSYCPAHGFPSQDALWPLSSQQWSSAHYSEPAAGGCNGTEAMNGAAPGPATAAPVPVPVPVPDWRQFCELHAQAAAVDFAHKFCRFLRDNPAYDTPDAGASFSRHFAANFLDVFGEEVRRVLVAGPTTRGAAVRAEAMEPEPADTSALKAAPYGHSRSSEDVSTHAATKARVRKGFSLRNMSLCVVDGVRDMWHRRSSPEPDAGASPRAAEPSAEPRDKWTRRLRLSRTLAAKVELVDIQREGALRFMVADDAAAGSGGSAQWQKCRLLLRRAVAEERFRLEFFVPPKASRPKVSIPLSAIIEVRTTMPLEMPEKDNTFVLKVENGAEYILETIDSLQKHSWVADIQGCVDPGDSEEDTELSCTRGGCLASRVASCSCELLTDAVDLPRPPETTATGAVVTAPHSRGRDAVRESLIHVPLETFLQTLESPGGSGSDSNNTGEEGAETEPEAEPELELSDYPWFHGTLSRVKAAQLVLAGGPRNHGLFVIRQSETRPGEYVLTFNFQGKAKHLRLSLNDHGQCHVQHLWFQSVLDMLRHFHTHPIPLESGGSADITLRSYVRAQGPPPEPGPAPPATPAPPACWSDPPGQHYFSSLAAAACPPASPSDAAGASSSSASSSSAASGPAPTRPVEGPLSVRSRSNSAERLLEAVAAAAAAEEPQEAAPGRARAVENQYSFY; translated from the exons ATGGATCCGAGCTATTGTCCTGCCCATGGCTTCCCATCTCAGGACGCTCTCTGGCCACTGTCATCCCAGCAGTGGAGTTCAGCCCACTACTCTGAACCAG CCGCAGGTGGCTGCAATGGGACGGAAGCCATGAATGGTGCCGCCCCCGGCCCCGCCACAGCCGCCCCGGTCCCGGTCCCGGTCCCGGTCCCGGACTGGCGGCAGTTCTGCGAGCTGCACGCGCAGGCGGCCGCCGTGGACTTTGCGCACAAGTTCTGCCGCTTCCTGCGGGACAACCCAGCCTACGACACTCCCGACGCTGGCGCCTCCTTCTCCCGCCATTTCGCCGCCAACTTTCTGGACGTCTTCGGGGAGGAGGTGCGCCGCGTGCTGGTGGCCGGACCGACGACTCGGGGCGCGGCCGTGCGCGCGGAGGCCATGGAGCCGGAGCCCGCGGACACCTCTGCACTCAAGGCAGCGCCCTACGGCCACTCGCGGAGCTCGGAGGACGTGTCCACGCATGCTGCCACGAAGGCCCGCGTCCGCAAGGGCTTCTCACTGCGCAACATGAGCCTGTGCGTGGTGGACGGCGTGCGCGACATGTGGCACCGGCGCTCCTCGCCCGAGCCCGACGCAGGAGCTTCCCCGCGCGCCGCCGAGCCCTCGGCTGAGCCCCGCGACAAGTGGACGCGGCGCCTGAGGCTGTCGCGGACGCTGGCGGCCAAGGTGGAGCTGGTGGACATTCAGCGCGAGGGGGCCCTGCGCTTCATGGTGGCCGACGACGCGGCCGCGGGCTCCGGGGGCTCGGCGCAGTGGCAGAAGTGCCGCCTGCTCCTGCGCAGGGCTGTGGCCGAGGAACGCTTCCGCCTGGAGTTCTTCGTGCCGCCCAAG GCCTCCAGGCCCAAGGTCAGCATCCCACTGTCAGCCATCATTGAGGTCCGCACCACCATGCCCCTGGAAATGCCAGAGAAGGACAACACGTTCGTGCTCAAG GTAGAGAATGGAGCTGAGTACATCCTGGAGACCATCGACTCTCTGCAGAAGCACTCGTGGGTAGCTGACATCCAGGGCTGCGTGGACCCCGG TGACAGTGAGGAAGACACCGAGCTCTCCTGTACCCGAGGAGGCTGTCTGGCCAGCCGCGTGGCCTCCTGCAGCTGTGAGCTCCTGACTGATG CAGTTGACCTACCCCGGCCCCCAGAAACGACAGCCACGGGTGCAGTGGTGACAGCCCCCCACAGCCGAGGTCGAGATGCCGTCAGAGAGTCCCTGATCCACGTCCCACTAGAGACCTTTCTGCAGACCCTGGAATCCCCGGGCGGCAGCGGCAGTGACAGCAATAACACAG GGGAAGAGGGTGCAGAGACAGAGCCCGAGGCTGAGCCGGAGCTGGAGCTGTCCGACTACCCCTGGTTCCACGGGACACTGTCCCGGGTCAAGGCTGCTCAACTGGTTCTGGCAGGAGGGCCCCGGAACCACGGCCTCTTCGTGATCCGCCAAAGTGAGACTCGGCCTGGGGAGTACGTGCTGACTTTCAACTTCCAGGGCAAGGCCAAG CACCTGCGCCTGTCCCTGAACGACCACGGCCAGTGTCACGTACAGCACCTGTGGTTCCAGTCTGTGCTTGACATGCTCCGCCACTTCCACACACACCCCATCCCACTGGAGTCAGGGGGCTCGGCCGATATCACCCTTCGCAGCTATGTGCGGGCCCAGGGCCCCCCGCCAG AGCCGGGCCCCGCGCCCCCTGCCACGCCAGCGCCCCCCGCCTGCTGGAGCGACCCGCCCGGCCAGCACTACTTCTCCAGCCTCGCCGCggctgcctgcccgcccgcctcGCCCTCTGACGCCGCCGGCGCCTCTTCGTCGTCCGCCTCGTCATCTTCGGCTGCGTCGGGGCCAGCCCCCACGCGCCCCGTCGAGGGCCCGCTCAGCGTGCGGAGCCGCAGCAACAGCGCTGAGCGCCTGCTGGAGGCCgtggccgccgccgccgctgccgagGAGCCCCAGGAGgccgcgcccggccgcgcgcgCGCCGTGGAGAACCAGTACTCCTTCTACTAG
- the SH2B2 gene encoding SH2B adapter protein 2 isoform X5, whose amino-acid sequence MASHLRTLSGHCHPSSGVQPTTLNQASRPKVSIPLSAIIEVRTTMPLEMPEKDNTFVLKVENGAEYILETIDSLQKHSWVADIQGCVDPGDSEEDTELSCTRGGCLASRVASCSCELLTDAVDLPRPPETTATGAVVTAPHSRGRDAVRESLIHVPLETFLQTLESPGGSGSDSNNTGEEGAETEPEAEPELELSDYPWFHGTLSRVKAAQLVLAGGPRNHGLFVIRQSETRPGEYVLTFNFQGKAKHLRLSLNDHGQCHVQHLWFQSVLDMLRHFHTHPIPLESGGSADITLRSYVRAQGPPPEPGPAPPATPAPPACWSDPPGQHYFSSLAAAACPPASPSDAAGASSSSASSSSAASGPAPTRPVEGPLSVRSRSNSAERLLEAVAAAAAAEEPQEAAPGRARAVENQYSFY is encoded by the exons ATGGCTTCCCATCTCAGGACGCTCTCTGGCCACTGTCATCCCAGCAGTGGAGTTCAGCCCACTACTCTGAACCAG GCCTCCAGGCCCAAGGTCAGCATCCCACTGTCAGCCATCATTGAGGTCCGCACCACCATGCCCCTGGAAATGCCAGAGAAGGACAACACGTTCGTGCTCAAG GTAGAGAATGGAGCTGAGTACATCCTGGAGACCATCGACTCTCTGCAGAAGCACTCGTGGGTAGCTGACATCCAGGGCTGCGTGGACCCCGG TGACAGTGAGGAAGACACCGAGCTCTCCTGTACCCGAGGAGGCTGTCTGGCCAGCCGCGTGGCCTCCTGCAGCTGTGAGCTCCTGACTGATG CAGTTGACCTACCCCGGCCCCCAGAAACGACAGCCACGGGTGCAGTGGTGACAGCCCCCCACAGCCGAGGTCGAGATGCCGTCAGAGAGTCCCTGATCCACGTCCCACTAGAGACCTTTCTGCAGACCCTGGAATCCCCGGGCGGCAGCGGCAGTGACAGCAATAACACAG GGGAAGAGGGTGCAGAGACAGAGCCCGAGGCTGAGCCGGAGCTGGAGCTGTCCGACTACCCCTGGTTCCACGGGACACTGTCCCGGGTCAAGGCTGCTCAACTGGTTCTGGCAGGAGGGCCCCGGAACCACGGCCTCTTCGTGATCCGCCAAAGTGAGACTCGGCCTGGGGAGTACGTGCTGACTTTCAACTTCCAGGGCAAGGCCAAG CACCTGCGCCTGTCCCTGAACGACCACGGCCAGTGTCACGTACAGCACCTGTGGTTCCAGTCTGTGCTTGACATGCTCCGCCACTTCCACACACACCCCATCCCACTGGAGTCAGGGGGCTCGGCCGATATCACCCTTCGCAGCTATGTGCGGGCCCAGGGCCCCCCGCCAG AGCCGGGCCCCGCGCCCCCTGCCACGCCAGCGCCCCCCGCCTGCTGGAGCGACCCGCCCGGCCAGCACTACTTCTCCAGCCTCGCCGCggctgcctgcccgcccgcctcGCCCTCTGACGCCGCCGGCGCCTCTTCGTCGTCCGCCTCGTCATCTTCGGCTGCGTCGGGGCCAGCCCCCACGCGCCCCGTCGAGGGCCCGCTCAGCGTGCGGAGCCGCAGCAACAGCGCTGAGCGCCTGCTGGAGGCCgtggccgccgccgccgctgccgagGAGCCCCAGGAGgccgcgcccggccgcgcgcgCGCCGTGGAGAACCAGTACTCCTTCTACTAG
- the SH2B2 gene encoding SH2B adapter protein 2 isoform X4, with product MNGAAPGPATAAPVPVPVPVPDWRQFCELHAQAAAVDFAHKFCRFLRDNPAYDTPDAGASFSRHFAANFLDVFGEEVRRVLVAGPTTRGAAVRAEAMEPEPADTSALKAAPYGHSRSSEDVSTHAATKARVRKGFSLRNMSLCVVDGVRDMWHRRSSPEPDAGASPRAAEPSAEPRDKWTRRLRLSRTLAAKVELVDIQREGALRFMVADDAAAGSGGSAQWQKCRLLLRRAVAEERFRLEFFVPPKASRPKVSIPLSAIIEVRTTMPLEMPEKDNTFVLKVENGAEYILETIDSLQKHSWVADIQGCVDPGDSEEDTELSCTRGGCLASRVASCSCELLTDVDLPRPPETTATGAVVTAPHSRGRDAVRESLIHVPLETFLQTLESPGGSGSDSNNTGEEGAETEPEAEPELELSDYPWFHGTLSRVKAAQLVLAGGPRNHGLFVIRQSETRPGEYVLTFNFQGKAKHLRLSLNDHGQCHVQHLWFQSVLDMLRHFHTHPIPLESGGSADITLRSYVRAQGPPPEPGPAPPATPAPPACWSDPPGQHYFSSLAAAACPPASPSDAAGASSSSASSSSAASGPAPTRPVEGPLSVRSRSNSAERLLEAVAAAAAAEEPQEAAPGRARAVENQYSFY from the exons ATGAATGGTGCCGCCCCCGGCCCCGCCACAGCCGCCCCGGTCCCGGTCCCGGTCCCGGTCCCGGACTGGCGGCAGTTCTGCGAGCTGCACGCGCAGGCGGCCGCCGTGGACTTTGCGCACAAGTTCTGCCGCTTCCTGCGGGACAACCCAGCCTACGACACTCCCGACGCTGGCGCCTCCTTCTCCCGCCATTTCGCCGCCAACTTTCTGGACGTCTTCGGGGAGGAGGTGCGCCGCGTGCTGGTGGCCGGACCGACGACTCGGGGCGCGGCCGTGCGCGCGGAGGCCATGGAGCCGGAGCCCGCGGACACCTCTGCACTCAAGGCAGCGCCCTACGGCCACTCGCGGAGCTCGGAGGACGTGTCCACGCATGCTGCCACGAAGGCCCGCGTCCGCAAGGGCTTCTCACTGCGCAACATGAGCCTGTGCGTGGTGGACGGCGTGCGCGACATGTGGCACCGGCGCTCCTCGCCCGAGCCCGACGCAGGAGCTTCCCCGCGCGCCGCCGAGCCCTCGGCTGAGCCCCGCGACAAGTGGACGCGGCGCCTGAGGCTGTCGCGGACGCTGGCGGCCAAGGTGGAGCTGGTGGACATTCAGCGCGAGGGGGCCCTGCGCTTCATGGTGGCCGACGACGCGGCCGCGGGCTCCGGGGGCTCGGCGCAGTGGCAGAAGTGCCGCCTGCTCCTGCGCAGGGCTGTGGCCGAGGAACGCTTCCGCCTGGAGTTCTTCGTGCCGCCCAAG GCCTCCAGGCCCAAGGTCAGCATCCCACTGTCAGCCATCATTGAGGTCCGCACCACCATGCCCCTGGAAATGCCAGAGAAGGACAACACGTTCGTGCTCAAG GTAGAGAATGGAGCTGAGTACATCCTGGAGACCATCGACTCTCTGCAGAAGCACTCGTGGGTAGCTGACATCCAGGGCTGCGTGGACCCCGG TGACAGTGAGGAAGACACCGAGCTCTCCTGTACCCGAGGAGGCTGTCTGGCCAGCCGCGTGGCCTCCTGCAGCTGTGAGCTCCTGACTGATG TTGACCTACCCCGGCCCCCAGAAACGACAGCCACGGGTGCAGTGGTGACAGCCCCCCACAGCCGAGGTCGAGATGCCGTCAGAGAGTCCCTGATCCACGTCCCACTAGAGACCTTTCTGCAGACCCTGGAATCCCCGGGCGGCAGCGGCAGTGACAGCAATAACACAG GGGAAGAGGGTGCAGAGACAGAGCCCGAGGCTGAGCCGGAGCTGGAGCTGTCCGACTACCCCTGGTTCCACGGGACACTGTCCCGGGTCAAGGCTGCTCAACTGGTTCTGGCAGGAGGGCCCCGGAACCACGGCCTCTTCGTGATCCGCCAAAGTGAGACTCGGCCTGGGGAGTACGTGCTGACTTTCAACTTCCAGGGCAAGGCCAAG CACCTGCGCCTGTCCCTGAACGACCACGGCCAGTGTCACGTACAGCACCTGTGGTTCCAGTCTGTGCTTGACATGCTCCGCCACTTCCACACACACCCCATCCCACTGGAGTCAGGGGGCTCGGCCGATATCACCCTTCGCAGCTATGTGCGGGCCCAGGGCCCCCCGCCAG AGCCGGGCCCCGCGCCCCCTGCCACGCCAGCGCCCCCCGCCTGCTGGAGCGACCCGCCCGGCCAGCACTACTTCTCCAGCCTCGCCGCggctgcctgcccgcccgcctcGCCCTCTGACGCCGCCGGCGCCTCTTCGTCGTCCGCCTCGTCATCTTCGGCTGCGTCGGGGCCAGCCCCCACGCGCCCCGTCGAGGGCCCGCTCAGCGTGCGGAGCCGCAGCAACAGCGCTGAGCGCCTGCTGGAGGCCgtggccgccgccgccgctgccgagGAGCCCCAGGAGgccgcgcccggccgcgcgcgCGCCGTGGAGAACCAGTACTCCTTCTACTAG
- the SH2B2 gene encoding SH2B adapter protein 2 isoform X3 encodes MNGAAPGPATAAPVPVPVPVPDWRQFCELHAQAAAVDFAHKFCRFLRDNPAYDTPDAGASFSRHFAANFLDVFGEEVRRVLVAGPTTRGAAVRAEAMEPEPADTSALKAAPYGHSRSSEDVSTHAATKARVRKGFSLRNMSLCVVDGVRDMWHRRSSPEPDAGASPRAAEPSAEPRDKWTRRLRLSRTLAAKVELVDIQREGALRFMVADDAAAGSGGSAQWQKCRLLLRRAVAEERFRLEFFVPPKASRPKVSIPLSAIIEVRTTMPLEMPEKDNTFVLKVENGAEYILETIDSLQKHSWVADIQGCVDPGDSEEDTELSCTRGGCLASRVASCSCELLTDAVDLPRPPETTATGAVVTAPHSRGRDAVRESLIHVPLETFLQTLESPGGSGSDSNNTGEEGAETEPEAEPELELSDYPWFHGTLSRVKAAQLVLAGGPRNHGLFVIRQSETRPGEYVLTFNFQGKAKHLRLSLNDHGQCHVQHLWFQSVLDMLRHFHTHPIPLESGGSADITLRSYVRAQGPPPEPGPAPPATPAPPACWSDPPGQHYFSSLAAAACPPASPSDAAGASSSSASSSSAASGPAPTRPVEGPLSVRSRSNSAERLLEAVAAAAAAEEPQEAAPGRARAVENQYSFY; translated from the exons ATGAATGGTGCCGCCCCCGGCCCCGCCACAGCCGCCCCGGTCCCGGTCCCGGTCCCGGTCCCGGACTGGCGGCAGTTCTGCGAGCTGCACGCGCAGGCGGCCGCCGTGGACTTTGCGCACAAGTTCTGCCGCTTCCTGCGGGACAACCCAGCCTACGACACTCCCGACGCTGGCGCCTCCTTCTCCCGCCATTTCGCCGCCAACTTTCTGGACGTCTTCGGGGAGGAGGTGCGCCGCGTGCTGGTGGCCGGACCGACGACTCGGGGCGCGGCCGTGCGCGCGGAGGCCATGGAGCCGGAGCCCGCGGACACCTCTGCACTCAAGGCAGCGCCCTACGGCCACTCGCGGAGCTCGGAGGACGTGTCCACGCATGCTGCCACGAAGGCCCGCGTCCGCAAGGGCTTCTCACTGCGCAACATGAGCCTGTGCGTGGTGGACGGCGTGCGCGACATGTGGCACCGGCGCTCCTCGCCCGAGCCCGACGCAGGAGCTTCCCCGCGCGCCGCCGAGCCCTCGGCTGAGCCCCGCGACAAGTGGACGCGGCGCCTGAGGCTGTCGCGGACGCTGGCGGCCAAGGTGGAGCTGGTGGACATTCAGCGCGAGGGGGCCCTGCGCTTCATGGTGGCCGACGACGCGGCCGCGGGCTCCGGGGGCTCGGCGCAGTGGCAGAAGTGCCGCCTGCTCCTGCGCAGGGCTGTGGCCGAGGAACGCTTCCGCCTGGAGTTCTTCGTGCCGCCCAAG GCCTCCAGGCCCAAGGTCAGCATCCCACTGTCAGCCATCATTGAGGTCCGCACCACCATGCCCCTGGAAATGCCAGAGAAGGACAACACGTTCGTGCTCAAG GTAGAGAATGGAGCTGAGTACATCCTGGAGACCATCGACTCTCTGCAGAAGCACTCGTGGGTAGCTGACATCCAGGGCTGCGTGGACCCCGG TGACAGTGAGGAAGACACCGAGCTCTCCTGTACCCGAGGAGGCTGTCTGGCCAGCCGCGTGGCCTCCTGCAGCTGTGAGCTCCTGACTGATG CAGTTGACCTACCCCGGCCCCCAGAAACGACAGCCACGGGTGCAGTGGTGACAGCCCCCCACAGCCGAGGTCGAGATGCCGTCAGAGAGTCCCTGATCCACGTCCCACTAGAGACCTTTCTGCAGACCCTGGAATCCCCGGGCGGCAGCGGCAGTGACAGCAATAACACAG GGGAAGAGGGTGCAGAGACAGAGCCCGAGGCTGAGCCGGAGCTGGAGCTGTCCGACTACCCCTGGTTCCACGGGACACTGTCCCGGGTCAAGGCTGCTCAACTGGTTCTGGCAGGAGGGCCCCGGAACCACGGCCTCTTCGTGATCCGCCAAAGTGAGACTCGGCCTGGGGAGTACGTGCTGACTTTCAACTTCCAGGGCAAGGCCAAG CACCTGCGCCTGTCCCTGAACGACCACGGCCAGTGTCACGTACAGCACCTGTGGTTCCAGTCTGTGCTTGACATGCTCCGCCACTTCCACACACACCCCATCCCACTGGAGTCAGGGGGCTCGGCCGATATCACCCTTCGCAGCTATGTGCGGGCCCAGGGCCCCCCGCCAG AGCCGGGCCCCGCGCCCCCTGCCACGCCAGCGCCCCCCGCCTGCTGGAGCGACCCGCCCGGCCAGCACTACTTCTCCAGCCTCGCCGCggctgcctgcccgcccgcctcGCCCTCTGACGCCGCCGGCGCCTCTTCGTCGTCCGCCTCGTCATCTTCGGCTGCGTCGGGGCCAGCCCCCACGCGCCCCGTCGAGGGCCCGCTCAGCGTGCGGAGCCGCAGCAACAGCGCTGAGCGCCTGCTGGAGGCCgtggccgccgccgccgctgccgagGAGCCCCAGGAGgccgcgcccggccgcgcgcgCGCCGTGGAGAACCAGTACTCCTTCTACTAG